Within the Salvia hispanica cultivar TCC Black 2014 chromosome 4, UniMelb_Shisp_WGS_1.0, whole genome shotgun sequence genome, the region AAATGTTAAAGGCACTGATTAATCTTTTAATTGGATTAGAAAGTATCTGAGTGGAGGAGTAAATACCTATACGCTTGGAAGTTCTAATAACTGGGGGTTCCGTCCTTCATGAAAAGCATGAATCTGGCTGTCCATTGGTTCTTAACAGCATCGGGGACCAAGGCCTCGGAGATTAAAGGGTTCCATGAATCCCCTTGTGCACTGGCAAGAACCCAAGTCACTTTTATTGGTGGCTCGACGAAAGATGAGACTTGTGATTTCGCTTGAGTGGTATCTTTCTTCCTTCGAGTATAGGTCTATGAAGGAAAATACAAGTAATAATTAGATAAGTTCGACTCTGGAAAAATATGTCCTATCATCTCAAAACTATGAATTGAGCTTACCTTGTGATTTTCCAATCTGAAAGCCTGTGCAATAGGTCTATTTTCCATAATCCCTTCTAATGTCTTGGATAATGGGGCATCTTCGTCCAATTCTGCCAAGTGCGCCTCAACAGCAATCAGGGACCGAAACTTCACACCAGTCTCAGGTTCATAGTAATACTGTGTGACAAAGTGTCATTTCCGATTTCCAATCCACTAAGAACAAGAATGAAAAGACAGATGCACGAATACTCAAGGAAATGATACACAGATGCACAAATAAAGTTAGGCTAAACCAAATGCATAAGACATCAGTCCCAATGCTACAAGCACGTACATGTTACTGGATCAAAGACAAATACCTAACACACATAAATACCCTCCCAATGAAATTGTTATTTCCATTGGAAGTTGCTCTGTTAGCTAAGACCTAAGAAACGATACATGTTTACGAGGTAAAATTATTATCTGCATGCCATAGGATTTCAAATCTGAGGAGGGAAACagataaaaaggaaaaaacattGTTGGTCATAAGCATGACATTACCTTGTCAGGCCAGTTCATATATTTACGAGGCACCTCCTCCACAACCCAACCATCAGGAAGAATACCGGGGGCTTCCCGTACTACAGCCAAATAATTCTTGCTTCCTTCATTATCCACTCTCAACAACTGTAACAGCATTTTCACCAAAACTagaaattatatagtatacAGCACATAGGTATAGAATCACAAATAAAATCgtctttatttcaatttcaccTGCAATGCATCATATAAATAAGTAGACAATGCCATACATCTAGGCAAAAGTATTAACTAGGCCAGAGGCATTAGGGTTTAGAGTGAAACAAAACTAATAAAACAACTCAGAAAGAGCTACATTCTGAATCTAGAACTTGATTCATCGTTTCTAAGTTTCCTATTTAGTACCTTTCCACCAGAAACAATCATCTTTCGATATCGTCTACCACTCTgcaattgaattattatagCATTAAAGGAAAGAAATCATGAAAGGTAGGAAAtaaaattggggaaaaataataaagtaaccCTGTGCGAAGGCAGGAGCATCCGCATCCGCATCCGCGTCCGCATCCTAGTGTTGGATCTGAAGGAGTGGTTAGGTTCTCCGCTCAAATATCGATCAACTTCTCTAACAGAGCGGAATTTTCTTCCAGAGCCAGGCTCATAGTAGTACTGCATGTCAACAAAAAGCAGAATtgttaagagagagaatgaatgaatgaatgaatggaTGGTGAAATTGGGGATGAACCCTGTCGGAGCGGCTGCCGTCAGCGCGTGGCACCTCCACCACGTCCCAGCCGCGTGGAACCACCTCTAGCTGGCGGTGGGCGTATGGCACCAGCATTGAATTTGAGCTTGACCGCCGGCGTCGCTCCATCACTCTCTCAACTCTCAACCTCTGTGTTTGTTTTACTTACTATTGCTATTTTACTGGAACACGtctcctttcttttttttcacttgttttagcattatttattactttccacatactactaattaattcgGTTTTGGTGTTTGCCAGTTAAAGATCTAAAATTGAATATCCACGGTACACCAAGAATATGTCAGCCATAAGCCAGCCACTTTCTTTCTCTGCCACGTTATTAACACTAAAAATTCACCTGCCACATCaatattttacttaaataGACTAGCCTCAGGCCaaccataataaaaataattcaaaaacaactacatttacggaattaaatttacgattaaattacagaattaaatttacgagacatatacgggaaaattcattcatttcattaaaaaaataggtacatagataaaaaaaaatacatgatttttaaaaaaaaacgggcttccacacacgagccccgccactctctactcctcgtcgtcgccgccgccgcccgggatatctgagcccgcgtctgAACCGCCCACCAGAGCCCTCGTGGCATCCAAATCTACCTGCatgttctcgagcatcgagtggaGAAACCTCTTCTTTGTGGGGTCAGTTGCGgccttccactcttggaataaGGTGTACGCACGTGGGGGGTGCCGAGATGACCTCCTGGGGTGATAGGGGGGATCCTCCCCTCGCTcgcccgttgcgcccgcttttggCCAACCGCGCGAGGGCGACGAGTAAAGGATGGAGGGGacggaaactcctcagcatctcgggggaggtcgtgggatccgcggCTGCTGCCGCTGTAGTCGCCGGAATAGTTCAGCCTCtacttcttcggccacccagcgtCGCACCCCCGCCCGAAACTTCTACATAGCATTCCCAGcaaggtgaactccttatacttccccggCAAGGGGAACCGactctccgctatcctccgGACGTCCTCCTCATTCGCCCACTGAGTCGCatgcggagggcgttggcgtacaacccCGAAAATCGGCCGACCGCGGCCCCGATGcgttcccaccccttccggcactcctccccggCTGTAGTCCTTTCCGTGCGGGCGCAGCTTCCTCCATGTAGGCTGCTctaatcttcgcccacatgttgacgacccgccggttgttcgcaaccagcggatcgtcgcaaaCCGACAACCACGCCGAAAAACCGGCGGATCGTCGCAAACCGACAACCACGCCTTGGCCACgccggcgtactcatcctccgtccacttcctccgcgtGGGGGTGTCGTGAACAGcgggctgcgacgactcgccgaccaccttgcccttccccttggtctttcttcttcggcgcggcccgaCCCGCTAGAACGGGAGTGTCCGGCTCCCCGAGATCGATCTCCAtctcatgcaatgacaaaaggtcatcgccggtgaactgcgtctccactgggtcgacgtgtgagatgatgccgtcaaaaaatcaagagagggaCGATAGATCGTGTCCCCCCGGTGACCCCCGCATCCAGGGATGCATACCGGGCTGCATCCCCCCCCGCCATACCGGCATCATCTGCTGCTACATCTGGGGCATACCTCCCCACCCCGGCGTTGCCTGTCCGCCGCTGGCCTGCACCCCGCCCGGAATCCCCCCCGGTTCCCCCCTACATCCCTTCCTAAGCTCccgccatcatccccatcaactGTTGCCAAGGGACGTTAAACCCTAGGCCCATCTGCCCGCCCATCTGGCCCCATCCAGATTCCACGGGTACCGTGAAAGTCTGATATCCGCTCGTCGCCGGACTGGACTCGTTGTAGTTATCCATCGCTCgatattgctcttgtacaaaaatttagagagagaaaaaactcGTTAagacaagtggtgcaaatgaaaataaaactaaaattgcgtatatataggttttcaaaaaaatttaaaaaaataaaacaaaaattgggcgttggccgatcgctggccgatcggcacgctacaatggcggccagtgccctcaaatcggctagcccacgccaaTTTTTTCGCCGATTCGCGGCTGGCCGATTCCaatagttcggctagccggcCGGCTAGCGACgtgaatcggctagccgctattgtggatgctctaataatgCCATTATCTTCCATTCCAAAATTCCTCACCCCACAACCTTCATAGAATTAGGGCTCGTTTGATTGTCGTGTTAGGAAATAGTACTTAATAAGATGATTATCTTAAGACTGTATTTTCGGGCTGAAAATGAGATAGTGTTAGATAGTATTTTTATGATGTTGTTTGATTAACAAGGTAGTTTCTGTAGATAAAAATTATAAGGATAAAAATACCctaatgtatttaatttcttttatggatcttaaatatataaattttaattaaattaactatattattggtttattaaataaatttgataactTGTGATTAATTACTGAATATTACTACTGCTATTATCATTACAACAAAATTGTGATAATTATTCTTCATAAAGgctaggggtgggtcgatacgatatatcgtatcgaaaacgttgtatcgtgtatcgtatcgaaaatatcgatatgaaagaatttcatatcgttatcgtatcgaaagtttcgatatatcaaatttcgatatatcgaactttcgatataaaaaaatttcatatcattATCGTATcaatatttcgatatatcgtaccgaaattcgatatatcgctaaatatcgatatatatcgaaaataaaatatcgatatgtatctaaaatatcgatatatcgaaaattttcgatatatatcgtattttcgatataaaacgatatattgcgatataaggaaattcatatcgttatcgtatcgaaaattaacgatacgatatcgtatcgtatccaaaattatgatatatcgaaaattcgataatttttcgatatttttcaatacgatacgagcgatatatcattttttcggtatttttccccagccctaatAAAGGCACAcaattaaagtttaattatgctcaatcttcttcatcatcttctctattacaaaatcaaaatccaattTCAACACGATGACCAAATTCAGCTCCTTCCCGTCCCATCGCAAGTAGCCTAAAATCGAGCGGTGATCCGCCGGAAGGAGGCAGCGACAAGGGAATCGATGTCCTTGTGCGGGACGAAATATTAGCTGGAGAcgatgtgaaaaataaaaaattggacGAAATTCTTCTTGAGCTCGAGAATATTCCGGTCGGATGAATAGTCAATTCCGGCAGGCAGGCAAGACGAGGAAATGATCGACGTCTAGGTCTCGGTTCAATAGGGAAAGTCGGTGCGGAGCTCTCTGACGACATGATCCATAGAGAACGTGGATGTGGGGAGAAGGGGACGAAGAAGAGGTGCGGAGGAGGGAATTGTAGAAGAGAGAGATGGGGACGACGGGGAATTAAAAGTTGTTAGCATGTTTTGGTAGTTGAGGAGAAGCGAGGAGAggttatatttcttaaaactcgtgcccatAGTAAGAGTGACTCCaattgtggacggagggagtacataataCTAGCAATttctaaattgaaaaaagattGCGTTTTGTGAGGATTTTGCTGCGTATTGTCCACAACAGAGTGAGAAAATATTCAGTGATCAAGGAATACCACATAGAAATATGATGTGGTATGTCCTcccaataatattttaacaaatagaCATATACATTAGCCTCACCTCCAACTAGATTACTATAAGCATACATGGTGGCCAtgcaaaatatggaaaatttgcATATTCCATTTATAATACATatggaatgtgatcaaatgaaaactctaaatattgtacaaactcaaaactatgatctggaccattgaaaaatgtcaacagatcacaaaaaagcatcagCAGGAAAATGTGAACATAATttaacggtagtcaatgattgatgctgtgttgatattgagttgacattaaaattttgaaattttacactgttgatattatattgaaactgtgttaaAGCTGTGTTGCggagttttgaatttgtacaatatataaatttgcattttatcactacccctAATACATATAGTCTAAATACACACATATTCACGGCTTTATTTTTCCATGTATTCAATTTTTCacatcaatttaaaaaatcatcattGCTGCTATTgtggagaattttttttaaaaaaaaaattgatcactAATTTATATgataggatttgattttattatttattgttagcATTGCACATAATATTTGatgatatattattttttattgctagCATTtgacacaaaatataataattaaaataattcaaaaattcaaaagcttatttttatgtaattaacaGGAGATTATATTGGTTAAAAGATATCAACTATAAAACCAATaagaagaaatttttaaacatGACTTCACCTTGTTTCTTCTGACGTTCTGTGTTGTACAATTAAATTTACCTCTGTCATGAGATCAATCCACAACAGATTGTCCCGCCTGCGGCTCAAATGGCGATTCTTGAACGCGCGTCTGTTGCATGAGACATGCATATGTTGCCCGAGTCAGCTTCAGACCTCTTTTCACCATACTATTATGAAACTCAAAAGCCTTACTAAACTCTCCAGCAACACAGCATGAATGTATTAGCAAGTTATAAGCAACTGCATCAGGCTCAATCTCATTGTTTAACATTGATTCCCATAAACTGAAGGCTGCTTGCAAATTACCTCTCCTACAATACTCATGTGCGATAGTTGAGTAGCTAATACAATCTGGAGAAATACCATTAGCTGACATTTCAGTTAGGGTCTGTGAAGCTTCCTGAATTCGGCCCAACTTGCAGAAACCTCGAATGAGCATATTGTAACTCACTGTGCTACCATGGAAACCTTTGAGCATAGCCTTATGTAGCCGTTTAGCCTCCTCCATATTCCCTTCTCTGGTAAGATGATCAAGAAAGCATCCGTGTGTGATCTCATTTGGAAATATACCGCTAACCAACATTTCCTTAAACAGAACCTCTGCTTTCCTCACCAATCCTCCCTTACAAAGGCTATTAATCATTGCAGTGTATGTCACAACATTTGGGCCAAAGCCTTCACTAATCATAAGATCCCAATGAGCCATAGCCATTGCAAGATCACCAGTTTTTCCATACTTGTCGATGAAACTAGTATAGATAAAATCATCAGGCCTTAGTCCACGGTCATGAATTTCCTTCAAACTTTTAATCACTAATGTTGAGTCTTTCTGATCAAGAATCCCTTGAATAATTATAGCATAGCATACAAGATCCATGTTAATACCTCTTTCCTCCATCTCATCACGAGCACGTTGTGCGTCCTCCAGTCGTCCCTCCTTGCAATATGCATGCATCAGTTCAGAATAACAAAACTCGTTCAAATCATTTAGGCGATCCATAAATTCTTTTGCTTCAGATACTCTACCTGTGGAACAAAGCCCATAGATCAGAGGCCTGTACGTAAATGAGTCTGGTGTAAGATCCTTCTTCACCATCTCATCGAACAGCTTGAAAGCTTTTGCTATGTTGCCTACTTTACAATTTGCTTCTATCAGAACATTGTATGTTACCTCATTTGGAGCAACATTCATTTCCGACATTTCGCTGAACATTTTATATGCTTCATCCATCATATTTGCATTACAAAGACCATAGATCAGTGCAGTGAACGTATGCACATTAGGTGAAATGTCTTTCCCAGTCATCTCATGATATAAACGGAATGCCTTGTCCAAATCTCCTTTCTTACAGTAACCATGAATCAAAGAAGTGTATGTTACAACAGTGTGACTCAATCCTATTTCATTCATCTCAAGAAAAAGTTTTTTAGCTGCTTCCAATTTCCCCAACTTGCACTGCCCACTAATTAACATGTTATAAGTGTAAACTGTTGGCTTTATCCCTGCACTGAGCATTTTACCAAGAAAATTGGCAGCTTCATCCAGTTTCCCACTTTTACATAATGAGTTGATCAAAATGTTataactcacttcatttatgaTCAAACCCTTCTCCTCCATCTTCATAACAAGCAACTTTGCTTTCTCTAACTTTTCGTTATTACACAATGAGTGAACCATAGCATTGCAAACATATAAATTAGGCATTTTCCCAAGTTTCTCCACCTTATCAATCAAATCATAAGCATCGCCAATTTCCCCTTTTCTCCTCATTCCATCAATAACACTAGACAAAGCTTCCACACTAGGAACAATCCCACACTCTACCATCTCATCCACCAACTCTCTTGCCAACCCAAACTCATCCACTCTACACACCCCCAGTACCAACGTACAATATGTTACAACATCGGCTCTCATGCCTTTAAACCTCAACGAATACTTAATCTCAACAGCCTCCAAGACTCTCCCACCCTTACACAGCCCGTGAATCAACACATTGTAAATAACCACATTCAACTTCACTCCATTCCCCTCAATCAAACCGATCATTTCCTTGGCTCTATCATAATCCCTCAACTCACACAAACTCCTAATCACAGCAGCATAGACATACACATCAGCAACAAACCCTGAATCCACAagcatttcatcaaacaagGCAAGCACCATCTCAAATCTCCTCACTCTTATTAATCCATTCAACACCGCGCTAATTGTCCTCACCTCCGGAAGCAAACCGCATTCCTTCATCAATCTGAGAACAACAACCGAATCCAGAACCCTTCTACTCTGAACATAACTTTGCAGCAATAAATCAAATCCGTAGGGCGAAGAAAAATCGGATCTTTTATAAGAATCGAAGAAATTGCGAAACACGAAAGCCGGAGAGTCATCCCTCTGCAGGAGGGTGTGCAAAAGCGAGGTCGCCGGCCAGTAAAGTTTCGAGTGGACTAAGGAATGAACGAGGAGGCAAAACGAGGCCGTAGAGTGGCGGAAATTCTTGTGAAGGCCGAGGAAATTGAAGAAGCGGAGAGCTAACCTGGAGTCGTGGAGATTCCGGAGGATGAAGGACTCGATGTGGCGGGCGGTGAGACGCGTGGAAATGGAGGGGTTGTCGAGAGCGAGGGACCAGCTCTGACTACCCCTCGCAACGCTGTTTAGCATTGCCAGGAAGCTCTCATCGGGAATAGGGTTCCGCCGGACAGGCAGACGCATTTTCGAAGCGTCAGTCAATTATAATTTGGGGAAAAGCTCTACGGATCATCGCCGATAATGATTTGTAACCTACATAAACATGTTTATTAGGGAACTCAAATTGACGATTAGGGGGAGCTCAAACTGACGACATGCCGGCATTCATTTTTGGAATATCttttaagtcatttttttttaataaaaaataaattatacaatattataCATTGTGTACGGTAAcgtaagagcatctccaatgcaaataggtcagccataggtcagtaactctctctccctgccacgtcagccaACACTAAAAATCCATCTGCCACATCgatttaggccagccgcaataaaaataattcaaaaaatactatatttacgaaattaaacacaaaatacgaaattaaatttatgacacgtatacgggaaaaattcgttaattttatttaaataaaaaaagtacattaactaaaaatcaaaaaaattacataataaaaaaaaattcgggcttccacacacgagccaccgccccactctactcctcactaatttattaaaaaaatacattaaaaaatgttagtatgccttgaatccgttatagtttgccgctaggcGAACGGGGGTCtcgatacgctcggattttgcactgttttaaggccattatttggtccattttttatgtcaaagtcactctacacgtccattatttgcataatttgtctattttggtattttgacgtgttttgtgagaaatgtgcacaaatgagccgaaaaagggagccaaaacgccaagTTCGGAAAtatggagtcagacggcggcCGGCGACCGCGGATGTAGTGGGCGTATCGCGTGGCGCCCGGGCGGAAAATCAATGCAGCCaaaaaatgtgcttggaagagaagtctcgtccggcgaccgccggcccaAGGGCCGAATGCTGCGGAATTGCCATGCGACGGCCCGcgcggagaaaggcggcgaatccgagaagccctagatttgcgcccagttttaccatattttggagatttttttccttctacaacaaggcatggcttttccctataaataaggccTCAAGCTTGATCAAAAAGAAagaacttctacttgcaaaatacttcatagagatccgtgacctagagtacttcattggtgcaaggagttggagaaggatttcaagaacatcaagaacgacaaggattcaacctacgggttttatttgctttagttttatgttcaaattgtcttcccttcaatctatgtttttagcttattcaattatgtgtaactaaactcataggattctagggatgtgttagtaacgactttggttatacaaattcctttttctatttaatatccgttttgtttttactttgtttcttccctaagtagttttgatgctgcatgattgagtgacacaatcgtgtatgatttaatataacttgcttcataactgtgacagagttctagcgagttagatccacttaatagacactacagttagcttcccttaaaacggcactgttaattgagagtggggacttttcaagggtcttaggagctttttggagttacgtgttaggattgacaaccctaatcttgtaatcaacatttgtatcgcatgagtaTAAgataggtgactcgtcctttcaaagtataaactgtgctagggtattgtagttggaattttgtataaccataactgtgaacacacatccctgggattcccttatctctattgtCTTCCTCTTGATTTATCTGCTTTTAGTTGATCTATGCTcttattgttttttagtttttcaaaagtttacAAAACCCAattgtttttccagatagtatttgagtcttagtagatgATAGATGAAGCTCGCTTATTTTTGCTAAGTactgtgtgcacagaaaggaataacaagtctcctaggtccagcgaatccactagatcataaggtctaggaactcacg harbors:
- the LOC125217549 gene encoding putative pentatricopeptide repeat-containing protein At5g59900 isoform X2; amino-acid sequence: MRLPVRRNPIPDESFLAMLNSVARGSQSWSLALDNPSISTRLTARHIESFILRNLHDSRLALRFFNFLGLHKNFRHSTASFCLLVHSLVHSKLYWPATSLLHTLLQRDDSPAFVFRNFFDSYKRSDFSSPYGFDLLLQSYVQSRRVLDSVVVLRLMKECGLLPEVRTISAVLNGLIRVRRFEMVLALFDEMLVDSGFVADVYVYAAVIRSLCELRDYDRAKEMIGLIEGNGVKLNVVIYNVLIHGLCKGGRVLEAVEIKYSLRFKGMRADVVTYCTLVLGVCRVDEFGLARELVDEMVECGIVPSVEALSSVIDGMRRKGEIGDAYDLIDKVEKLGKMPNLYVCNAMVHSLCNNEKLEKAKLLVMKMEEKGLIINEVSYNILINSLCKSGKLDEAANFLGKMLSAGIKPTVYTYNMLISGQCKLGKLEAAKKLFLEMNEIGLSHTVVTYTSLIHGYCKKGDLDKAFRLYHEMTGKDISPNVHTFTALIYGLCNANMMDEAYKMFSEMSEMNVAPNEEGRLEDAQRARDEMEERGINMDLVCYAIIIQGILDQKDSTLVIKSLKEIHDRGLRPDDFIYTSFIDKYGKTGDLAMAMAHWDLMISEGFGPNVVTYTAMINSLCKGGLVRKAEVLFKEMLVSGIFPNEITHGCFLDHLTREGNMEEAKRLHKAMLKGFHGSTVSYNMLIRGFCKLGRIQEASQTLTEMSANGISPDCISYSTIAHEYCRRGNLQAAFSLWESMLNNEIEPDAVAYNLLIHSCCVAGEFSKAFEFHNSMVKRGLKLTRATYACLMQQTRVQESPFEPQAGQSVVD
- the LOC125217549 gene encoding putative pentatricopeptide repeat-containing protein At5g59900 isoform X1: MRLPVRRNPIPDESFLAMLNSVARGSQSWSLALDNPSISTRLTARHIESFILRNLHDSRLALRFFNFLGLHKNFRHSTASFCLLVHSLVHSKLYWPATSLLHTLLQRDDSPAFVFRNFFDSYKRSDFSSPYGFDLLLQSYVQSRRVLDSVVVLRLMKECGLLPEVRTISAVLNGLIRVRRFEMVLALFDEMLVDSGFVADVYVYAAVIRSLCELRDYDRAKEMIGLIEGNGVKLNVVIYNVLIHGLCKGGRVLEAVEIKYSLRFKGMRADVVTYCTLVLGVCRVDEFGLARELVDEMVECGIVPSVEALSSVIDGMRRKGEIGDAYDLIDKVEKLGKMPNLYVCNAMVHSLCNNEKLEKAKLLVMKMEEKGLIINEVSYNILINSLCKSGKLDEAANFLGKMLSAGIKPTVYTYNMLISGQCKLGKLEAAKKLFLEMNEIGLSHTVVTYTSLIHGYCKKGDLDKAFRLYHEMTGKDISPNVHTFTALIYGLCNANMMDEAYKMFSEMSEMNVAPNEVTYNVLIEANCKVGNIAKAFKLFDEMVKKDLTPDSFTYRPLIYGLCSTGRVSEAKEFMDRLNDLNEFCYSELMHAYCKEGRLEDAQRARDEMEERGINMDLVCYAIIIQGILDQKDSTLVIKSLKEIHDRGLRPDDFIYTSFIDKYGKTGDLAMAMAHWDLMISEGFGPNVVTYTAMINSLCKGGLVRKAEVLFKEMLVSGIFPNEITHGCFLDHLTREGNMEEAKRLHKAMLKGFHGSTVSYNMLIRGFCKLGRIQEASQTLTEMSANGISPDCISYSTIAHEYCRRGNLQAAFSLWESMLNNEIEPDAVAYNLLIHSCCVAGEFSKAFEFHNSMVKRGLKLTRATYACLMQQTRVQESPFEPQAGQSVVD
- the LOC125219119 gene encoding methyl-CpG-binding domain-containing protein 7-like produces the protein MERRRRSSSNSMLVPYAHRQLEVVPRGWDVVEVPRADGSRSDRYYYEPGSGRKFRSVREVDRYLSGEPNHSFRSNTRMRTRMRMRMLLPSHRSGRRYRKMIVSGGKLLRVDNEGSKNYLAVVREAPGILPDGWVVEEVPRKYMNWPDKYYYEPETGVKFRSLIAVEAHLAELDEDAPLSKTLEGIMENRPIAQAFRLENHKTYTRRKKDTTQAKSQVSSFVEPPIKVTWVLASAQGDSWNPLISEALVPDAVKNQWTARFMLFMKDGTPSY